The following are from one region of the Bradyrhizobium sediminis genome:
- a CDS encoding YciI family protein — MLYAILAYHVETEVMSWTPEEDAAVMTNLHEVHDRLNQQGSLGPAARLGPTQRALTLRGPGKGTVLDGPFAETKEQLLGFYVVDCASAEAAVEAARDLRTANPSAVYEIRPIPLYLPGVPFPVTEAAGSD; from the coding sequence ATGCTTTATGCCATTCTGGCCTATCACGTGGAGACCGAGGTCATGTCCTGGACGCCGGAGGAGGACGCGGCTGTCATGACCAATCTGCATGAGGTCCACGACCGCCTCAATCAGCAGGGAAGCCTCGGGCCGGCGGCGCGGCTGGGCCCGACGCAGCGGGCGCTCACCTTGCGCGGCCCGGGCAAGGGAACGGTGCTCGACGGCCCGTTTGCCGAGACCAAGGAGCAGTTGCTGGGCTTCTACGTCGTCGACTGCGCCAGCGCCGAAGCGGCGGTCGAGGCCGCCCGCGACCTGCGCACCGCCAATCCCAGCGCGGTCTACGAGATCCGGCCCATCCCGCTCTATCTGCCGGGCGTCCCGTTCCCGGTGACGGAGGCGGCGGGCAGCGATTAG
- a CDS encoding dienelactone hydrolase family protein, with the protein MQTQDIDYRAGAVNLRGYLAFEETDAARRPGVLVFHEGPGLGEFAMTRARRLAELGYVALAADMYGDRRQGRNLQEIAKLVGDLRNEPETLRGRGHAALATLAALPQVDAGRLAAIGFCFGGSVVLELARDGADLKAAVSFHGVLTTRMPAVSGKVKASVLVLTGADDPLAPPDQVAAFENEMRAAEVRDWQVISYGDTLHGFTNPAADGSMMRTALYSAPADRRSWASMRGLLDEVL; encoded by the coding sequence ATGCAAACGCAGGACATCGATTACCGCGCCGGCGCGGTCAATTTGCGCGGCTATCTCGCCTTCGAGGAGACCGATGCGGCGCGGCGGCCGGGCGTGCTGGTGTTTCACGAGGGGCCGGGGCTCGGCGAATTCGCGATGACGCGGGCGCGCCGGCTGGCGGAGCTTGGCTATGTGGCGCTCGCCGCCGACATGTACGGCGATCGCCGGCAGGGGCGTAACCTGCAGGAAATCGCAAAACTGGTCGGCGACCTCCGCAACGAGCCGGAAACGCTGCGCGGGCGCGGCCATGCCGCGCTGGCGACGCTGGCGGCGCTGCCGCAGGTCGATGCGGGCAGGCTCGCGGCGATCGGTTTCTGCTTCGGCGGCTCGGTGGTGCTGGAACTCGCCCGCGACGGCGCCGACCTCAAGGCCGCCGTCAGCTTTCACGGCGTGCTCACCACCAGGATGCCGGCGGTCTCCGGAAAGGTGAAGGCGAGTGTGCTGGTGCTGACCGGCGCCGATGATCCGCTGGCGCCGCCCGATCAGGTCGCTGCCTTCGAAAACGAGATGCGCGCGGCCGAAGTGCGGGACTGGCAGGTCATCAGCTACGGCGACACGCTGCACGGTTTCACCAATCCGGCCGCCGACGGCTCGATGATGCGCACCGCGCTCTACAGCGCGCCGGCCGACCGCCGCTCATGGGCGTCGATGCGGGGGCTGTTGGATGAAGTTTTGTGA
- a CDS encoding Rap1a/Tai family immunity protein — protein MVRFLRVAAATSLALLAVDSEAVAFNDRATDLLPGCRGVVVASTKVPSATEALTEGTCFGIVVGITFADNRICTPSPSSTYEQAIRVVIDYVDKRPARLNEDFTVLAQEALRAAWPCKR, from the coding sequence ATGGTTCGATTTCTTAGGGTTGCCGCGGCGACCAGCCTGGCCTTGTTGGCCGTCGATTCCGAGGCTGTGGCTTTCAACGACAGGGCAACAGACCTCTTGCCGGGTTGTCGAGGCGTCGTGGTCGCCTCGACCAAGGTCCCTTCCGCAACGGAGGCTTTAACAGAGGGCACGTGTTTTGGCATTGTGGTGGGGATCACCTTTGCGGACAATCGCATTTGTACGCCGTCTCCAAGTTCGACGTACGAGCAAGCCATTCGCGTGGTGATTGATTATGTCGACAAACGTCCGGCAAGGCTGAACGAAGACTTTACGGTACTGGCGCAGGAAGCCCTTCGCGCCGCGTGGCCGTGTAAGCGTTAG
- a CDS encoding DUF6719 family protein: MRVFALGLVLLAFAVPCSAQTVLKSEPLILAPYEIAYVQDASCTAGKVLKVTGAIRGLHRKKVCVARAGDQASLAVATP; encoded by the coding sequence ATGCGTGTTTTTGCGTTAGGGCTGGTTTTGTTGGCATTTGCGGTGCCGTGCTCCGCCCAGACTGTCCTGAAATCCGAACCCCTGATCCTTGCACCCTATGAAATCGCCTACGTGCAGGACGCCTCCTGTACGGCAGGCAAGGTGCTGAAGGTGACCGGAGCGATCCGGGGCCTGCACCGCAAGAAGGTTTGCGTGGCACGGGCCGGCGATCAGGCTTCGTTGGCGGTGGCGACGCCGTAG
- a CDS encoding urease accessory protein: MFGILGLGFLLGMQHALEADHIAAVSSIAARSSHVGDIVRHGLTWGLGHTLTLFAFAGAAILLGSAIPETFARPIEAAVGIMLVGLGAHVLWRLWCDRVHFHKHGHGDGTVHIHAHSHAGETLPHARAPHAHGHGFRWRTLLVGLMHGMAGSAALLVLAVSQASSPAAGLGYVALFGVGSMIGMGALSAAIAVPLAVSARWLTWANRGLQGAVGAVTIAVGVTTIVETVFA, encoded by the coding sequence ATGTTCGGAATTCTGGGTTTGGGCTTTCTCCTGGGCATGCAGCATGCGCTGGAAGCCGACCATATCGCGGCGGTGTCCAGCATCGCCGCACGCAGCAGCCATGTCGGCGATATCGTCCGGCATGGCCTGACCTGGGGACTCGGCCATACGCTGACGCTGTTCGCCTTTGCCGGCGCCGCCATCCTGCTCGGCAGCGCCATCCCCGAAACATTCGCGCGGCCGATCGAGGCCGCCGTCGGAATCATGCTGGTCGGTCTCGGCGCCCATGTGCTGTGGCGGCTGTGGTGCGACCGCGTGCATTTTCACAAGCACGGTCACGGCGACGGTACGGTGCATATCCACGCCCACAGCCATGCCGGCGAGACGTTGCCGCATGCCCGCGCCCCGCATGCGCATGGGCACGGCTTTCGCTGGCGCACGCTGCTGGTCGGGTTGATGCACGGCATGGCGGGATCGGCGGCGCTCCTGGTGCTCGCGGTGTCGCAAGCCTCCAGCCCCGCGGCCGGGCTCGGTTATGTCGCGCTGTTCGGAGTCGGCTCGATGATCGGGATGGGCGCGCTGTCGGCGGCGATTGCAGTGCCGCTCGCGGTCTCCGCGCGCTGGCTCACCTGGGCCAATCGCGGCCTGCAGGGCGCGGTCGGCGCCGTCACCATCGCGGTCGGCGTCACCACCATCGTCGAAACGGTGTTCGCGTAA
- a CDS encoding alpha/beta hydrolase, translated as MRLEIISKYPSGGAHSTPLLFVHGAWHGAWCWDVHFLDYFVQQGFAAHAVSLRGHGKSEGRERLRWTSIASYVQDVEAAAQQLPNPPVLIGHSMGGFVVQKYLEKHPSPAGILLASVPPRGVLATTLRIARRHPLILAKMNLTLSLFPLVATPQLAREAFFSERMADEEVLRYWRNLQEESYRGFMDMLALALPNPRKVATPLLVLGGAQDTVFHPSEVEATARAYHTEAEIFSDMAHDMMLEPRWQAVAERMLGWLTNRNLAGA; from the coding sequence ATGAGACTCGAAATTATATCCAAGTATCCGTCTGGCGGCGCGCATTCAACACCGCTCCTCTTCGTTCACGGTGCCTGGCACGGCGCGTGGTGCTGGGATGTTCATTTTCTCGACTATTTCGTCCAGCAGGGATTTGCGGCCCACGCCGTCAGTTTGCGCGGGCACGGCAAGAGCGAGGGGCGCGAAAGGCTTCGATGGACAAGCATTGCCAGCTACGTCCAAGACGTCGAGGCAGCCGCACAGCAGCTGCCAAACCCTCCGGTTTTGATCGGTCATTCAATGGGCGGGTTCGTCGTCCAGAAGTATCTGGAAAAGCATCCCTCTCCAGCAGGCATTTTGCTGGCTTCCGTTCCCCCGCGCGGAGTTTTGGCAACAACACTCAGAATAGCAAGGCGGCATCCGCTTATCCTCGCAAAGATGAACCTTACTTTGAGCCTGTTTCCGCTCGTTGCCACGCCGCAACTGGCCCGCGAGGCTTTCTTCTCGGAAAGGATGGCCGATGAAGAGGTGCTGCGATATTGGCGGAACCTCCAGGAAGAGTCCTATCGTGGGTTTATGGATATGCTCGCCCTCGCCCTGCCCAATCCAAGGAAGGTTGCCACGCCTTTGCTCGTCTTGGGTGGCGCACAGGATACGGTTTTTCACCCCAGCGAAGTTGAAGCCACGGCGCGAGCTTATCACACCGAGGCTGAGATTTTCAGCGATATGGCTCACGACATGATGTTGGAGCCCCGGTGGCAAGCGGTGGCAGAGCGGATGCTGGGATGGCTCACGAACCGCAATTTGGCAGGGGCGTGA
- a CDS encoding CaiB/BaiF CoA transferase family protein, with protein MSALPLQGIKILDLTRVLAGPLSAQMLADLGAEVIKIERPGGGDDARAFGPPYLKDPDGQHNNNNSFYLCANRNKKSVTVNIATEEGQDIVRELAKSCDVMMENYKVGDLKRYRLDYESIKAINPGIIYCSVTGFGQTGPYAPRAGYDAILQAMGGLMSVTGHLDGEPGAGPMKVGPSIVDYMTGMNSSIGILSALYHRKVNGGEGQHVDVCLFDTVIASLSHYAQIFLVNGQTPPRRGTWGNGGMPAGVFRCTDGELMLVVGNDGQFARTCAVLGEPQLATDPKFLRNNDRVVHGKEIMAIFAGLFLKKPVAYWLDELEKAGVPSGPINDFSQVFADPHVRSRGMQVKVEHPFEQSLSLIRNAITFSGTPVKQYRAPPLLGADTRDVLATIGYDEAKVEALKQQKIV; from the coding sequence ATGTCGGCTCTGCCACTCCAAGGCATCAAAATCCTTGATCTGACGCGCGTGCTCGCAGGCCCGCTGTCGGCGCAGATGCTGGCCGATCTCGGCGCCGAGGTGATCAAGATCGAGCGGCCGGGCGGCGGCGACGACGCGCGCGCCTTCGGCCCGCCCTATCTGAAGGACCCGGACGGCCAGCACAACAACAACAACTCGTTCTATCTCTGCGCCAACCGCAACAAGAAATCGGTCACCGTCAACATCGCGACCGAGGAAGGCCAGGACATCGTCCGCGAGCTGGCAAAATCCTGCGATGTCATGATGGAGAATTACAAGGTCGGCGATCTCAAGCGCTACAGACTGGATTACGAATCGATCAAGGCGATCAACCCCGGCATCATCTATTGCTCGGTGACCGGCTTCGGGCAGACCGGACCTTACGCGCCGCGCGCCGGTTACGACGCGATCCTGCAGGCGATGGGCGGGTTGATGAGCGTCACCGGCCACCTCGACGGCGAGCCCGGCGCCGGGCCGATGAAGGTCGGTCCCTCCATTGTCGACTACATGACCGGCATGAACTCGTCGATCGGCATTCTCTCGGCGCTTTATCATCGCAAGGTCAATGGCGGGGAAGGGCAGCATGTCGACGTCTGCCTGTTCGACACCGTGATCGCGTCGCTGTCGCATTACGCGCAGATCTTCCTCGTCAACGGCCAGACCCCGCCGCGGCGCGGCACCTGGGGCAATGGCGGCATGCCCGCGGGCGTGTTCCGCTGCACCGACGGCGAATTGATGCTGGTGGTCGGCAATGACGGGCAGTTCGCGCGCACCTGCGCCGTGCTCGGCGAGCCGCAGCTTGCGACCGATCCGAAATTCCTCAGGAACAACGACCGCGTCGTGCACGGCAAGGAGATCATGGCGATCTTCGCGGGGCTGTTCCTGAAGAAGCCCGTGGCCTACTGGCTGGATGAACTGGAGAAGGCCGGCGTGCCCTCGGGGCCGATCAACGATTTTTCGCAGGTGTTTGCCGATCCGCACGTCCGCTCGCGCGGCATGCAGGTCAAGGTCGAGCATCCCTTCGAGCAATCGCTGTCGCTGATCCGCAACGCCATCACCTTCTCCGGCACCCCGGTGAAGCAATATCGCGCGCCGCCGCTGCTCGGCGCGGACACCAGGGATGTGCTGGCGACGATCGGGTATGACGAGGCGAAGGTGGAAGCGCTGAAGCAGCAGAAGATTGTCTAG
- a CDS encoding FkbM family methyltransferase translates to MPFTEIARFLVRGLKARFRDQSCEFEIIRRHVRPGDIVCDIGANKGSFVWWLSRWVRNGRVIAFEPQPQFAERLAAVCGAMKLANVTVEARAVYARSGAQDLFVPAGHSPGASLTHKAVEAESFTTLSVSVVALDDYFEARDKVTLLKIDVEGAELGVLKGAERILRQHAPLLVFECENRHLAPGTVGDVFSWLESLGYRGSFICRDQLRPLSEFDAAIHQRRDGEWFWKSRDYCNNFVFARKA, encoded by the coding sequence ATGCCCTTCACCGAGATTGCGCGATTTCTGGTGCGGGGGCTGAAGGCTCGGTTCCGCGATCAGAGTTGCGAATTCGAGATCATCCGCCGGCATGTCCGGCCGGGCGATATTGTCTGCGACATCGGCGCCAACAAGGGCAGTTTTGTCTGGTGGCTGTCGCGCTGGGTCCGCAACGGCCGGGTGATCGCGTTCGAGCCGCAGCCGCAATTCGCCGAGCGGCTTGCGGCGGTCTGCGGCGCAATGAAGCTCGCCAATGTCACGGTCGAGGCCAGGGCGGTCTATGCGCGTTCCGGTGCGCAGGACCTGTTCGTGCCCGCGGGCCATTCGCCGGGCGCTTCGCTCACCCACAAGGCGGTGGAGGCGGAAAGCTTCACGACGCTGTCGGTGTCGGTGGTGGCGCTCGACGATTATTTCGAGGCGCGCGACAAGGTCACGCTGCTCAAGATCGATGTCGAGGGCGCCGAGCTCGGCGTCTTGAAGGGCGCCGAGCGGATCCTGCGCCAGCACGCGCCGCTACTGGTGTTCGAGTGCGAGAACCGGCATCTTGCGCCCGGCACTGTCGGGGATGTCTTTTCCTGGCTCGAGAGCCTCGGCTATCGCGGCAGCTTCATCTGCCGCGACCAGCTTCGTCCGCTGTCCGAATTCGATGCCGCCATCCATCAGCGCCGCGACGGCGAATGGTTCTGGAAGAGCAGGGATTACTGCAACAATTTCGTGTTCGCCAGGAAGGCTTGA
- a CDS encoding S1 family peptidase: MALLVGQCPFSRSEAEMTEAGLVSEVSLPPPLGPSRLLQHSTIRIECRKADGSTSSGTGFHFDFHAPIEIGDIPVVITNRHVVDGAIQITFTLTLADENKQPTDRHMPINVSEPSWVNHPDPNVDLVAIPLAPLLRQLEQAKIFPFWATIHSDNIPSVEQLSTLTPLEDVLMIGYPNGIWDDVNNLPIFRRGVTATACNRNYRGRPEFLVDAAVFPGSSGSPVFIFNEGSYAVPGGLVMGTRLWMIGIVYAVHLHKAQGEIITITIPTQTRSVALSGIPNHLGICIQAARILEFEPVLHKLAGVK; the protein is encoded by the coding sequence ATGGCCCTACTGGTCGGTCAATGTCCGTTCTCTCGAAGCGAGGCTGAAATGACCGAAGCCGGATTAGTCAGCGAGGTGTCGCTCCCGCCCCCGTTGGGGCCGTCCCGGTTGTTACAACATTCCACGATCCGGATTGAATGTCGCAAAGCTGACGGTTCGACGTCTTCAGGAACAGGATTTCATTTTGATTTTCATGCTCCTATTGAAATTGGAGATATCCCGGTCGTCATCACAAATCGTCACGTCGTTGACGGTGCCATTCAGATAACGTTCACCTTGACGCTCGCGGATGAAAATAAACAGCCGACCGACCGCCACATGCCAATCAACGTGAGCGAGCCAAGCTGGGTCAACCACCCCGATCCAAATGTTGACCTTGTGGCCATTCCCCTCGCGCCCCTACTGCGGCAATTGGAACAGGCAAAGATTTTCCCGTTTTGGGCGACGATACACTCGGACAACATTCCTTCCGTTGAACAGCTTTCGACGCTGACGCCGTTGGAAGATGTTTTGATGATCGGATACCCCAACGGGATTTGGGACGACGTCAACAATTTGCCAATTTTTCGACGGGGCGTCACGGCCACCGCGTGCAATCGAAATTACCGCGGCAGGCCAGAATTCTTGGTGGACGCGGCCGTGTTTCCTGGGTCGAGCGGCTCACCAGTTTTCATTTTCAACGAAGGTAGTTACGCTGTGCCCGGAGGGTTGGTGATGGGCACCCGACTTTGGATGATTGGCATTGTCTATGCCGTTCACCTTCATAAGGCTCAAGGCGAAATCATAACAATCACCATCCCGACGCAGACGAGGTCGGTGGCCTTGTCAGGCATCCCAAACCATCTTGGAATCTGTATTCAGGCTGCACGGATTTTAGAGTTCGAGCCCGTTCTTCATAAACTTGCCGGGGTGAAATAG
- a CDS encoding outer membrane protein gives MKKLLLGAAALIAFAAPAAAADIPARTYSKAPAYTAPAVVYNWTGFYIGGHLGGAFAGDNSLQSSDARFLGGVQAGFDYQFAQNWVIGAEAQYSWLNGDNNNGVLFPGGTLVTGSNNNQLGSVTGRVGYTWGPALLYAKGGYAWRDSNNIGVTVAGAPAAFTTDGNRKDGYTVGTGLEYMFAPNWSAKAEYQYYNFGNTTVTAGPPDVVGARFRNDEHSVKVGLNYRFGWGGPVVAKY, from the coding sequence ATGAAGAAACTTCTGCTCGGCGCAGCCGCCCTGATCGCGTTTGCCGCCCCCGCGGCCGCGGCTGACATCCCTGCGCGCACCTATTCCAAGGCTCCCGCCTACACCGCCCCCGCGGTGGTCTACAACTGGACCGGCTTCTACATCGGCGGCCATCTCGGCGGCGCGTTCGCGGGCGACAACAGCCTGCAGAGCAGCGACGCGCGCTTCCTCGGCGGCGTGCAGGCCGGCTTCGACTACCAGTTCGCGCAGAACTGGGTGATCGGCGCCGAAGCCCAGTACAGCTGGCTCAACGGCGACAATAACAATGGCGTGCTGTTCCCGGGCGGCACGCTCGTGACCGGCAGCAACAACAACCAGCTCGGTTCGGTCACCGGCCGGGTCGGCTACACCTGGGGTCCGGCGCTGCTCTACGCCAAGGGCGGCTACGCCTGGCGCGACAGCAACAATATCGGGGTGACCGTCGCCGGCGCCCCGGCGGCCTTTACCACCGACGGCAACCGCAAGGACGGCTACACCGTGGGCACCGGCCTCGAATACATGTTCGCGCCGAACTGGTCGGCCAAGGCCGAGTACCAGTATTACAACTTCGGCAACACCACCGTGACGGCCGGCCCGCCCGACGTCGTCGGCGCCCGCTTCCGCAACGACGAGCACTCAGTCAAGGTCGGCCTGAACTACCGCTTCGGCTGGGGTGGCCCGGTCGTCGCCAAGTACTGA
- a CDS encoding dienelactone hydrolase family protein, which yields MRGYLAFEATDAARRPGVLVFHEGPGLGEFAMTRARRLAELGYVALAADMYGDRRQGRNLQEIAKLVGDLRNEPETLRQRGHAALATLPQVDAGRLAAIGFCFGGSVVLELARDGADLKAAVSFHGVLTTRMPAVSGKVKASVLVLTGADDPLAPPDQVAAFENEMRAAEVTGRSSATATRCTVSPIRPPTAR from the coding sequence TTGCGCGGCTATCTCGCTTTCGAGGCGACCGATGCGGCGCGGCGGCCGGGCGTGCTGGTGTTTCACGAGGGGCCGGGGCTCGGCGAATTCGCGATGACGCGGGCGCGCCGGCTGGCGGAGCTTGGCTATGTGGCGCTCGCCGCCGACATGTACGGCGATCGCCGGCAGGGGCGTAACCTGCAGGAAATCGCAAAACTGGTCGGCGACCTCCGCAACGAGCCGGAAACGCTGCGCCAGCGCGGCCATGCCGCGCTGGCGACGCTGCCGCAGGTCGATGCGGGCAGGCTCGCGGCGATCGGTTTCTGCTTCGGCGGCTCGGTGGTGCTGGAACTCGCCCGCGACGGCGCCGACCTCAAGGCCGCCGTCAGCTTTCACGGCGTGCTCACCACCAGGATGCCGGCGGTCTCGGGCAAGGTGAAGGCCAGCGTGCTGGTCTTGACCGGCGCCGACGATCCGCTGGCGCCGCCGGACCAGGTCGCCGCGTTCGAAAACGAGATGCGCGCGGCCGAGGTGACTGGCAGGTCATCAGCTACGGCGACACGCTGCACGGTTTCACCAATCCGGCCGCCGACGGCTCGATGA
- the rlmB gene encoding 23S rRNA (guanosine(2251)-2'-O)-methyltransferase RlmB, with the protein MSDRERKPRFQRRGGKGPDKGHPSGRRPAWRDREADTDGPVILYGWHTVTAALANPERRIRKLLLTENAARRLADDKIDTRVPPEIVRPSLIDARLGPDAVHQGLLAEADPLDSPDIDSLPQQGIVLVLDQITDPHNVGAIMRSAAAFAVKAIVTTARHSPEATGVLAKSASGALELVPLVTVQNLARALTELNDQGFMTVGLDSQGSEDLGTMALRQPLALVLGAEGKGLRQLTRETCSAVARLDMPGEIKSLNVSNAAVLALYIGASRLGLMG; encoded by the coding sequence ATGAGCGATCGCGAACGGAAACCGCGCTTCCAGCGCCGGGGCGGAAAAGGACCGGACAAGGGCCACCCATCAGGCCGCCGGCCGGCCTGGCGCGACCGCGAGGCCGATACCGACGGCCCGGTGATCCTGTACGGCTGGCACACGGTGACGGCGGCCTTGGCCAACCCGGAGCGCCGCATCCGCAAGCTGCTGCTCACCGAAAACGCCGCCCGGCGGCTGGCCGACGACAAGATCGACACCAGGGTGCCCCCGGAAATCGTGCGGCCGAGCCTGATCGACGCCCGGCTCGGGCCGGACGCCGTGCATCAGGGCCTGCTGGCGGAGGCCGATCCCCTGGACTCGCCCGACATCGACAGCCTGCCGCAGCAGGGCATCGTGCTGGTGCTCGACCAGATCACCGATCCGCACAATGTCGGCGCCATCATGCGCTCGGCGGCCGCGTTTGCGGTCAAGGCCATCGTCACCACCGCGCGGCACAGCCCGGAAGCGACCGGCGTGCTGGCGAAATCCGCCTCCGGCGCGCTGGAACTGGTGCCGCTGGTGACCGTGCAAAATCTCGCGCGCGCACTGACCGAATTGAACGACCAGGGTTTCATGACCGTGGGCCTCGACAGCCAGGGCAGCGAGGACCTCGGCACCATGGCGTTGCGGCAGCCTTTGGCGCTGGTGCTGGGCGCGGAGGGCAAAGGCCTGCGGCAGCTGACGCGGGAGACCTGCAGCGCGGTGGCACGGCTCGACATGCCCGGCGAAATCAAGAGCCTCAACGTGTCGAACGCCGCGGTGCTGGCGCTCTATATCGGTGCGAGCCGGCTCGGCCTGATGGGCTGA